AGCTCGACGGCGATGCCCGCGGTGGTGCCGCGTTGTCGGTGCGTGCCGTCACCGGTAAACCGATCAAGTTTGTCGGTATGGGTGAGAAGATGGATGCCCTGGAGGTATTCCATCCCGATCGCATGGCTCAGCGTATCCTCGGCATGGGTGATGTGCTGTCGTTGATCGAAAAGGCCGAGGCTGCCATCGATAAAGATGACGCCGCGCGCATGGAAAAGAAAATGCGCAAGGAAGGTTTCACCTTGGAGACCTTCCGTGATCAGTTGCAGATGGTCAAAAAAATGGGTTCCATGGAATCGTTACTGAAAATGATTCCCGGTGCCGGCAAGGCGATGAAAAAAGCCGGTGGCATGCAGTTGCCGGACAAGGAACTCAAGCGGATTGAAGCGATTATCGGTTCAATGACGCCGGCGGAACGCCAGAACCACAAGTTGATTAATGGTTCGCGTCGTCTGCGCATTGCCAAGGGCAGTGGCACCCGTATTCAGGATGTCAACCAACTGCTCAAGCGTTTCACCGAAGCGCAGAAGATGATGAAGAAAATGCAGAAAATGGGACCTAAGGGACTTAAGGGGCTCATGGGCGGCGGTGGTAACGGCCTGCCGTTTTAGAATTTTAGAAGATTAAGCGTATTACGATGCCTGATGAGCAGGCATCCATTCATAGAGAGGAAACAGAAACATGTCCGTAAAAATCAGATTGGCCCGTGGTGGTGCTAAGAAGAAACCGTTTTACCAGATTGTTGTCGCGGACGAGCGTTGTCCCCGTGACGGTCGTTACATCGAGAACCTTGGTCAGTATAATCCCCTCGTTGAGCCGAAGATGGTCACACTCAACGAAGAGCGTGCACTGGCTTGGCTGAACAAAGGGGCGCAACCCTCTGAAACCGTTCGCCAGATTCTGCGCCAGGAAGGTATCTGGGCCAAGTTTGCCCAAAAGGCTGCTGAATAAAGCACGCAGGTTTTATTGTGAGTTTTACTCCCCAAGATCTTTTCCATGCCGGGACAATTATCGGCACTCATGGGTTACGTGGGGATTTGAAAATACGTCCGCTGACTTCCGGGTCGCGGGCGCTGCTTGAAGCAACACGGGTTGAGCTGGTTTGTCGTGACAGTCGCCGTGTTGTTGCGGATGTGCGCAAAAGCTCTTGGCACAAACAGGTGATTCTACTGGTGCTCAAGGGGTTTGAACATATCAGCAAGGTTGAAGCGTTTGTCGGTGCTGAAGTTTATATGGCGTTTGATGAATTGCCCGACCTGGATGACGACAGTCTGTACTGGCACCAACTGGAAGGTTTACAGGTGGTGGACAAGCAGGCCGGCGTCCTTGGAGTTCTGACGTCGCTTCTGGAAACAGGTGGTCATGATGTCTATGTGGTTGAAGGTCCTCATGGCGACGTAATGTTTCCGGCGGTGGATGCCCTGATCGAAGAGATTGATCTGGAGCAAGGCATCATGCATGTCGATCTGCCGGAAGGTTTGATTGAGGTCAACGAATGAACTTCGAGGTAGTGACATTATTTCCGGAGATGTTTGATTCTCCGTTTGCCGGTAGTATTATCGGTAAAGCAGTTGATAAAGGGCTGGTCCGTATCACAGCGCACTACTTGCGTGATTGGGCTGAAGGTCGCCATCAGGTGACGGATGATACCCCGTATGGGGGCGGTGAGGGGATGGTGATGAAGCCGGAACCGTTATGCCGTGCCATTCACAGCCTGAAGCAACAACATCCTCGGGCGCGTGTGCTGATGATGTCCCCTCAGGGGAAACGGTTTACACAGCAGCATGCCGCGCAATTGGCTGAAGAGGAAAGTCTGATTTTTCTCTGCGGCCGTTACGAGGGCTTTGACGAGCGCGTGCGCAGCTATGTCGATGAGGAATACTCCATTGGTGACTTTGTGTTGACCGGTGGAGAGCTTCCGGCCATGGTGATGATTGATGCCGTGGCACGATTGGTACCCGGAGTGCTGGGGAATCAAGGCAGTGCCGAAGCGGATTCGTTTGCGGACGGCCTGTTGGAACATCCCCATTACACGCGTCCCGCGGAATTTGAAGGACGCAAGGTTCCCGACGTGCTGTTGTCCGGTGATCATGCACGAATTGCGGCCTGGCGGCGCAGCCAGCAGTTGCTCAGAACATTGCAACGGCGGCCGGATTTGTTGGAACACGTCTCGTTAACGCAACAGGATCAGCAGGAGCTGGAACGGCTCCGGGAACAACTGCGTTGCGAAGCAGATGATAAAAACTAAATACGTCTTACAGATAAACAAGGAGGCAATGATGAACATTGTTGAACAAATTGGCAACGAGCAGATGAAACAGGATATCCCCCAATTCAAGGCGGGCGATACTCTGCGCGTTCACGTTAAAATTGTTGAGGGTGACAAACAGCGCATCCAAGTTTTCCAGGGTGTGTGCATCAAGCGTGTGAATCGCGGTATCGGTTCCACGTTCACCGTACGTAAGATCTCCAGCGGTATGGGCGTTGAGCGGATTTTCCCGCTGCACTCACCGCTGGTTGACAAGATCGAGGTTGTTATGGTTGGCCGCGTACGTCGTGCCAAACTGTACTACCTGCGTCAACTGCAAGGCAAAGCGGCGCGTATCCGCGAAGTTCGCCAGAACTAATCCTGAAAAGTCCCGCAGTGCTTTGCTCTGCGGGACTTTTTTGTTTACAGCGGAGGTTTTGCACGAAGCCGCCCGGTGCCTTTTGCAAGCACGGTTTTGAAAATGTGATTTTAAAACCTTACGGAATCAGTACGTTGTAAACGAATCAACCTCTTTGGTCGCCTATCCATGGGCTCCGCAAGCCTTGAACAAAGGCTTTCCTTCCTCAGGATTTATTCTTAGCGGTTTTGCTCCGCCTGACCTATACTGGGCCAACGTGTTCAGCACGTTGATAAACAGCCTTTATTGCCGGGGAGTTGAAACGTGACCTTATCGCTGTTCGATAACAATGTCATCGATCCGACCTATTTTGAACGACAACTGCGCCGTCAGGGGACCACTCTGGTAGCTGGTATTGATGAAGCCGGGCGTGGTCCATTGGCCGGTCCCGTGGTGGCCGCCGCGGTAATTCTTCCCGAGCATTTCGACCTTCCCGGGCTGACCGATTCGAAAAAACTCACTGAAAAAAAACGCGAACAGCTGTTTCGTCCCATTCGCCGGCAGGCGCTTGCCGTTGGGGTTGGCTTTGCCCATGCTGAGGAGATTGATGATATTAATATCCTCCAGGCGACGATACAGTCTATGTGCCGGGCCGTGAACCGACTCAAGGTCACGCCGCAACACCTGTTGATTGACGGCATCACGCCGTTACCCCTGGCCATTGATCAGCAGACCATTAAAAAAGGTGATTCGCGCTCGCTCTCTGTGGCGGCGGCTTCGGTAATTGCTAAAGTGGTGCGTGACCGGATGATGAAGGTCTATGCGCGCCACTATCCCCAGTACGGTTTTGAAGGTCATAAAGGGTATGGCAGCGCTCGACATCGCCAGTTGATCGCCGAACATGGTCCCTGTCCTTTACACCGGAAAACATTTGGCGGTGTGCGGGAGCATGTGTGACGGAGCAACGGTTGAGCTTGGGACGCTGGGGAGAACAGCGGGCGGCCGACTATCTGCGCCGACGTCTCTTCCGGATTGTTGTCTGTAATTATCGTTGTCGCTACGGTGAGATCGACCTGATTGCCCGACGGGGCAGGACGCTGGTCTTTGTCGAAGTGAAAACGCGCAGAAGTCATAGCCACGGGGCACCGCAGGAGGCGGTGACGGCGCGCAAACAGCAACAGATTATTGCAACGGCCCAGCATTATCTGACAACCCAGCAGCCGTCAATGCAGACGGTGCGATTCGATGTCATAGCCGTCGATGTGGATGGCGACAAAGCGCGGATTAACCATATCGTTGATGCGTTTGAAGCCCGTTAACCATCTCGCAGGAAATGAGTATGAAGAAAACACAGATTGCCCGTTTTGGCTATTTTCGTCTGGCGGTGGCGTCCGTAGAACACCGCATTGCCGACCTCGAATTTAATGCCGAGCAGATTGCATCAGCGGCATTGCGTGCTAAGAAACAGGGCTGCCATTGCGTGGTTTTCCCTGAGTTGAGTCTGACCGGCTATGGCTGTGGCGACCTGTTTTTTCAGTCTATTTTGCTTGAGCGCACCCGTCAGGTACTGGGTGAGTTGAAGAATCTGACCCGGCATGAGCAGATGATTC
This region of uncultured Desulfuromonas sp. genomic DNA includes:
- a CDS encoding ribonuclease HII, producing the protein MTLSLFDNNVIDPTYFERQLRRQGTTLVAGIDEAGRGPLAGPVVAAAVILPEHFDLPGLTDSKKLTEKKREQLFRPIRRQALAVGVGFAHAEEIDDINILQATIQSMCRAVNRLKVTPQHLLIDGITPLPLAIDQQTIKKGDSRSLSVAAASVIAKVVRDRMMKVYARHYPQYGFEGHKGYGSARHRQLIAEHGPCPLHRKTFGGVREHV
- the rpsP gene encoding 30S ribosomal protein S16; amino-acid sequence: MSVKIRLARGGAKKKPFYQIVVADERCPRDGRYIENLGQYNPLVEPKMVTLNEERALAWLNKGAQPSETVRQILRQEGIWAKFAQKAAE
- a CDS encoding YraN family protein, which translates into the protein MTEQRLSLGRWGEQRAADYLRRRLFRIVVCNYRCRYGEIDLIARRGRTLVFVEVKTRRSHSHGAPQEAVTARKQQQIIATAQHYLTTQQPSMQTVRFDVIAVDVDGDKARINHIVDAFEAR
- the trmD gene encoding tRNA (guanosine(37)-N1)-methyltransferase TrmD; this encodes MNFEVVTLFPEMFDSPFAGSIIGKAVDKGLVRITAHYLRDWAEGRHQVTDDTPYGGGEGMVMKPEPLCRAIHSLKQQHPRARVLMMSPQGKRFTQQHAAQLAEEESLIFLCGRYEGFDERVRSYVDEEYSIGDFVLTGGELPAMVMIDAVARLVPGVLGNQGSAEADSFADGLLEHPHYTRPAEFEGRKVPDVLLSGDHARIAAWRRSQQLLRTLQRRPDLLEHVSLTQQDQQELERLREQLRCEADDKN
- the rplS gene encoding 50S ribosomal protein L19, translating into MMNIVEQIGNEQMKQDIPQFKAGDTLRVHVKIVEGDKQRIQVFQGVCIKRVNRGIGSTFTVRKISSGMGVERIFPLHSPLVDKIEVVMVGRVRRAKLYYLRQLQGKAARIREVRQN
- the rimM gene encoding ribosome maturation factor RimM (Essential for efficient processing of 16S rRNA), which translates into the protein MSFTPQDLFHAGTIIGTHGLRGDLKIRPLTSGSRALLEATRVELVCRDSRRVVADVRKSSWHKQVILLVLKGFEHISKVEAFVGAEVYMAFDELPDLDDDSLYWHQLEGLQVVDKQAGVLGVLTSLLETGGHDVYVVEGPHGDVMFPAVDALIEEIDLEQGIMHVDLPEGLIEVNE